The genomic segment CGGCGCGCGTGCGGCTCGTCAGCGCGAATCTCCGCTTCGTCGTTTCCGTCGCGCGCGGCTACCGCGGCCGTGGCGTCCCGCTGGCCGACCTCGTGAACGAGGGAAACCTGGGTCTCGTGCGCGCGGCGGACCGCTTCGATCCGGAGCGCGGCGTCCGTTTCATCAGCTACGCACACTACTGGGTGCGGCGGGCCATGACGCAGGCCATCGCCGACCACGCCGATTACAGGCGCCCCGGCGAACCCGCCGTGCACCGCGTTTCCCTCGACGAGATGGCCCCGGGGGGCGCCTGCACGTTCGAGGAGCTCCTGCCCGACGAACAGGCGCCAGAGCCTGGTGCCGGGCTGATTCGCGAGCGGCTGCACGACGCGATCGAGGCGAGTCTGGCCGACCTCCCTCCGCTCGAATCCGAGGTCGTGCGCCGCTACTTCGGTCTGGGGTACGAGAGACCGCAGACGCCGGCCGAGATCTCGGCGGCCCTCGACGTGTCGTGCGAGCGGACGCGCCAACTCAGGGAGCGCGGCCTTTCGCGCTTGCGCGCGGGCGCCGAGCGGTCCGGGCTCGTTCGCTTCGTCAACGACGGGGCGCCCCGGGCCGGAGGCTCGCGCCGACCCCCGAAGCCCTCCCGTCCCGCTCGGGGAAATGCGCCCTCGCCCGCGATTGACTTCATACGAGGCCTTGAATAGCTTCACGGGCTATCATTTTCACGCGCTCGGCATCCGTCCCGCCGGGCGGTTTTTTTGAGGTGGGCAGAACGAAATGAAGACGTACTCGGTGAAGGCGGGGGAGATCGAGCGGGACTGGTACGTGGTCGACGCCGCGGATCAGGTGCTCGGCCGTCTCGCGACGAGGATCGCGACCGTCCTTCGCGGAAAGCACAAGCCGATCTACAGCACGCACCTCGACACCGGCGACTACGTCGTCGTGGTGAACGCCGAGCGTGTGCGGCTGACCGGAAACAAGGCGGATCAGAAGGAGTACTTCCGACATTCCGGCTACATGGGCGGAGAGCGCTTCATCCCCTTCCGGCGCATGCTCGACCGACACCCCGACCGGGTGATCAAGCTGGCCGTAAAGGGCATGCTCCCGAAGAACACGCTCGGTCGGCAGATGCTCGGAAAGCTGCGGGTATACGCGGGGCCGGAGCATCCGCACGCGCCTCAGCGCCCCCGCCCCTTCGACACGATCGCGGAATAGATCGCGGAATAGCGACAGCGCGCACAGGGACTGTCAGGGAGACGAGAGTTGGCGGAAACGGAACAGGTCCAGTCGGTCGGACGTCGGAAGAAGTCGGTGTCCCGCATCACGATGAAGCGCGGCGTGGGCGTCGTGAACGTGAATGGCCGGGCGTTCGAAGAGTATTTCACGATCCCGCGGCACCGTTCGCTCGTCGCGGCGCCCCTCGATGTCACCGGCACGCGAGCGTCGTACGACATCGCCGTGCGGGTGCGCGGTGGGGGGATCACCGGGCAGGCGGAGGCCAC from the Candidatus Palauibacter australiensis genome contains:
- the rplM gene encoding 50S ribosomal protein L13, with amino-acid sequence MKTYSVKAGEIERDWYVVDAADQVLGRLATRIATVLRGKHKPIYSTHLDTGDYVVVVNAERVRLTGNKADQKEYFRHSGYMGGERFIPFRRMLDRHPDRVIKLAVKGMLPKNTLGRQMLGKLRVYAGPEHPHAPQRPRPFDTIAE
- a CDS encoding sigma-70 family RNA polymerase sigma factor, with translation MVRIFERYLADIGRESLLDAETEVELARRSRAGDQAARVRLVSANLRFVVSVARGYRGRGVPLADLVNEGNLGLVRAADRFDPERGVRFISYAHYWVRRAMTQAIADHADYRRPGEPAVHRVSLDEMAPGGACTFEELLPDEQAPEPGAGLIRERLHDAIEASLADLPPLESEVVRRYFGLGYERPQTPAEISAALDVSCERTRQLRERGLSRLRAGAERSGLVRFVNDGAPRAGGSRRPPKPSRPARGNAPSPAIDFIRGLE
- the rpsI gene encoding 30S ribosomal protein S9; amino-acid sequence: MAETEQVQSVGRRKKSVSRITMKRGVGVVNVNGRAFEEYFTIPRHRSLVAAPLDVTGTRASYDIAVRVRGGGITGQAEATRLGIARALLAMDEERRRTLRSHGMLTRDPRIVERKKPGRPKARKRFQFSKR